The DNA window CTACATGGATAGCCAACGTGCTGAAGCCAGTAACAAGCTGCCATCTGCCACCAAGGCTTGCCACTATACGAGCAAGTGCCATAGTTCTTGTTTGTACAGCGCACCATCTTTACAGTCATGCCATCCTGTGCCAAATAGGTCTGGATGTACTGGCAGATTTCCAAAGTGTGGAAATCTTCTTCGTTCAGCGGCGAGCAGTATACAGGCCGCTGTGTATACCAGCCACTGCCATTCCAGAACCAACCGTGCCCAGGAGACAGAGTGATACTGCGACCTCCCAATCCCAATACGCGAGCCTCTTTGCGAGGTTCTATAACAGGTGTAGGCGCAACATACTCCGCTAGCGGAGTACCCTCGACATTCACGGCAACTTCACCTTGAAAGCCATAATTCCAAAGGGTAGCTTTCACCTGATCGAAGATGCCTGCAAGCCTTTCCTCCGTAAGTTCGTGCACCAAAATGCCTCGGGAGAAATTGACAACCGCTTTATTCCCCTCAATCCTGAAATCGAGGAGCTTAGTGCCAGGAGGCACTGCCGAGGTCAATGCTGGAGTAAATGGCGTACTCGGAGGTGGTGAGGATAGTAGAGAAAGTGCCGAGACCGCGTCCACCGCTTTGGGATGGTTGGTTACGAAAATTTCTCCACCGCCATCAATATAGGCTACCGGTCCGGCTAGGGCACCACTGGCAATGCAGAGGCACCCAAGTAGTGCTATCAGCACTACTCGCCACGGCGAAAGACACAAGTCTTTCATACGCATCCCTCCCATGAAATTTTCCGCTCGTACCAAACGGAATCGTGGTGGCCATGGGATGTTTCGGATGCAGAAACAAAAAAACGACTCTGTGGTACGCTAGCGAACTTACATGAATTATAACGCCAAGAACAAAAAAGTCAAGTAGCCTTTTGGGTAATCATCGGAAGCCTTCATACTTCAGAAGTAACTAACATTTAAG is part of the Armatimonadota bacterium genome and encodes:
- a CDS encoding GerMN domain-containing protein; translation: MKDLCLSPWRVVLIALLGCLCIASGALAGPVAYIDGGGEIFVTNHPKAVDAVSALSLLSSPPPSTPFTPALTSAVPPGTKLLDFRIEGNKAVVNFSRGILVHELTEERLAGIFDQVKATLWNYGFQGEVAVNVEGTPLAEYVAPTPVIEPRKEARVLGLGGRSITLSPGHGWFWNGSGWYTQRPVYCSPLNEEDFHTLEICQYIQTYLAQDGMTVKMVRCTNKNYGTCSYSGKPWWQMAACYWLQHVGYPC